The following proteins are co-located in the Manihot esculenta cultivar AM560-2 chromosome 9, M.esculenta_v8, whole genome shotgun sequence genome:
- the LOC122724513 gene encoding G-patch and R3H domain-containing protein C30B4.02c-like — protein MIFDSHFRETIPNISDQQIEQMRERELANWLKDYVGRNEVDNCIYQIAQGPSRKVQSYKGYFVNGFKFHRHDYGRERKTLNSGVWVKGSCYNEYESDYYGLLNEVLELEYFGEKNKIILFKCEWFDTNRGVRVHPQHGLVEINVKLRLASSDPFILAQQAHQVCYIKYPKINKVRVDWCAVFKTKARSTYNIGPSMVNNNSNEQNSNDVAYQEDDVSRPQEIVPTTELDDPTMLLDSSSMVEVDVNELQQVQQPLEVVEDEDEDVEEEEEGEDEEEEEDTEESDDDLEVDGIDSDDDVNLEDDSE, from the exons AT GATTTTTGATTCTCATTTTCGAGAAACAATACCAAATATCAGCGATCAACAAATTGAGCAAATGCGAGAGCGAGAACTGGCTAATTGGTTAAAAGACTAT GTGGGAAGGAACGAAGTTGATAACTGCATTTATCAAATAGCTCAAGGGCCCAGCCGAAAAGTACAATCATATAAAGGATATTTTGTGAATGGATTTAAATTTCATCGACATGATTATGGCAGAGAGCGAAAAACATTAAATAGTGGTGTATGGGTCAAAGGAAGTTGTTATAATGAATATGAAAGTGATTACTATGGCTTGCTGAATGAGGTATTAGAATTAGAGTACTTTGGAGAGAAAAACAAGATAATCCTTTTCAAGTGTGAATGGTTTGACACTAATAGAGGGGTAAGGGTCCATCCTCAACATGGTCTTGTGGAAATCAATGTCAAATTAAGGCTAGCATCATCTGATCCATTTATTTTAGCTCAACAAGCTCATCAAGTTTGCTATATTAAATATCCTAAAATCAATAAAGTCAGAGTTGACTGGTGTGCGGTTTTCAAAACCAAAGCTAGGAGCACTTACAATATTGGACCTTCCATGGTTAACAACAATTCAAATGAGCAAAACTCCAATGATGTTGCTTATCAAGAGGATGATGTCTCAAGACCTCAAGAAATTGTACCAACAACCGAACTTGATGATCCCACAATGTTACTTGATTCAAGTAGTATGGTTGAGGTGGATGTTAATGAATTGCAACAAGTGCAACAACCACTTGAAGTGGTGGAAGATGAAGATGAGGatgtagaggaagaggaagagggagaggatgaagaagaggaagaagacacTGAAGAGTCAGATGACGATTTAGAAGTTGATGGTATTGATAGTGATGATGATGTCAACTTAGAAGATGATTCTGAATGA